One window of Serinus canaria isolate serCan28SL12 chromosome 3, serCan2020, whole genome shotgun sequence genomic DNA carries:
- the GEMIN6 gene encoding gem-associated protein 6 isoform X3, protein MEFMHHVLDVGNMNDWQRKSPLDWETYVNKLVKVVAVEKHEYEGWVLTVDPVSATIVLATFPENEKGSISFVMGHAVQEVEILQEGDSDMKQRLARILAPEESQTYSAEELEKRKNALKTWLETNHIPVGEQGELGRTLSVAGVLSIEPPYGPEQCSSTNEIILARVQGLLQGYLQQQR, encoded by the exons atggaatttatgcatcat GTTTTGGATGTAGGAAATATGAATGACTGGCAGAGAAAAAGCCCTCTAGACTGGGAAACGTATGTGAATAAATTGGTGAAAGTTGTTGCAGTTGAGAAACATGAATATGAAGGATGGGTTTTAACAGTTGACCCAGTTTCTGCCAC CATTGTCCTGGCAACATTCCCAGAGAACGAGAAAGGATCCATATCATTCGTCATGGGCCACGCTGTCCAAGAGGTGGAGATCCTGCAGGAGGGGGACAGTGACATGAAGCAGCGCCTCGCTCGCATCCTTGCGCCTGAGGAAAGCCAAACCTACAGCGcggaggagctggagaagaggaagaatgCCTTGAAGACTTGGCTGGAGACAAACCACATCCCCGTGGGcgagcagggggagctgggcaggacgCTGAGCGTGGCGGGGGTGCTGAGCATCGAGCCCCCGTACGGCcctgagcagtgcagcagcaccaaCGAGATCATCCTGGCTCGCGTGCAGGGCCTGCTGCAGGGCTACCTGCAACAGCAGCGCTGA
- the GEMIN6 gene encoding gem-associated protein 6 isoform X2 yields the protein MAAATTAAAAASPSSPPHRRPPVAKLPEVLDVGNMNDWQRKSPLDWETYVNKLVKVVAVEKHEYEGWVLTVDPVSATIVLATFPENEKGSISFVMGHAVQEVEILQEGDSDMKQRLARILAPEESQTYSAEELEKRKNALKTWLETNHIPVGEQGELGRTLSVAGVLSIEPPYGPEQCSSTNEIILARVQGLLQGYLQQQR from the exons ATGGCGGCGGCGACaacggcggcggcggccgcatcgccttcctcccctccccaccgGCGCCCACCGGTCGCTAAGCTCCCCGAG GTTTTGGATGTAGGAAATATGAATGACTGGCAGAGAAAAAGCCCTCTAGACTGGGAAACGTATGTGAATAAATTGGTGAAAGTTGTTGCAGTTGAGAAACATGAATATGAAGGATGGGTTTTAACAGTTGACCCAGTTTCTGCCAC CATTGTCCTGGCAACATTCCCAGAGAACGAGAAAGGATCCATATCATTCGTCATGGGCCACGCTGTCCAAGAGGTGGAGATCCTGCAGGAGGGGGACAGTGACATGAAGCAGCGCCTCGCTCGCATCCTTGCGCCTGAGGAAAGCCAAACCTACAGCGcggaggagctggagaagaggaagaatgCCTTGAAGACTTGGCTGGAGACAAACCACATCCCCGTGGGcgagcagggggagctgggcaggacgCTGAGCGTGGCGGGGGTGCTGAGCATCGAGCCCCCGTACGGCcctgagcagtgcagcagcaccaaCGAGATCATCCTGGCTCGCGTGCAGGGCCTGCTGCAGGGCTACCTGCAACAGCAGCGCTGA
- the GEMIN6 gene encoding gem-associated protein 6 isoform X1, giving the protein MLDGGKRVEQHLLVLDVGNMNDWQRKSPLDWETYVNKLVKVVAVEKHEYEGWVLTVDPVSATIVLATFPENEKGSISFVMGHAVQEVEILQEGDSDMKQRLARILAPEESQTYSAEELEKRKNALKTWLETNHIPVGEQGELGRTLSVAGVLSIEPPYGPEQCSSTNEIILARVQGLLQGYLQQQR; this is encoded by the exons atgctggacGGGGGGAAAAGAGTGGAACAGCACTTGCTG GTTTTGGATGTAGGAAATATGAATGACTGGCAGAGAAAAAGCCCTCTAGACTGGGAAACGTATGTGAATAAATTGGTGAAAGTTGTTGCAGTTGAGAAACATGAATATGAAGGATGGGTTTTAACAGTTGACCCAGTTTCTGCCAC CATTGTCCTGGCAACATTCCCAGAGAACGAGAAAGGATCCATATCATTCGTCATGGGCCACGCTGTCCAAGAGGTGGAGATCCTGCAGGAGGGGGACAGTGACATGAAGCAGCGCCTCGCTCGCATCCTTGCGCCTGAGGAAAGCCAAACCTACAGCGcggaggagctggagaagaggaagaatgCCTTGAAGACTTGGCTGGAGACAAACCACATCCCCGTGGGcgagcagggggagctgggcaggacgCTGAGCGTGGCGGGGGTGCTGAGCATCGAGCCCCCGTACGGCcctgagcagtgcagcagcaccaaCGAGATCATCCTGGCTCGCGTGCAGGGCCTGCTGCAGGGCTACCTGCAACAGCAGCGCTGA
- the GEMIN6 gene encoding gem-associated protein 6 isoform X4, with amino-acid sequence MNDWQRKSPLDWETYVNKLVKVVAVEKHEYEGWVLTVDPVSATIVLATFPENEKGSISFVMGHAVQEVEILQEGDSDMKQRLARILAPEESQTYSAEELEKRKNALKTWLETNHIPVGEQGELGRTLSVAGVLSIEPPYGPEQCSSTNEIILARVQGLLQGYLQQQR; translated from the exons ATGAATGACTGGCAGAGAAAAAGCCCTCTAGACTGGGAAACGTATGTGAATAAATTGGTGAAAGTTGTTGCAGTTGAGAAACATGAATATGAAGGATGGGTTTTAACAGTTGACCCAGTTTCTGCCAC CATTGTCCTGGCAACATTCCCAGAGAACGAGAAAGGATCCATATCATTCGTCATGGGCCACGCTGTCCAAGAGGTGGAGATCCTGCAGGAGGGGGACAGTGACATGAAGCAGCGCCTCGCTCGCATCCTTGCGCCTGAGGAAAGCCAAACCTACAGCGcggaggagctggagaagaggaagaatgCCTTGAAGACTTGGCTGGAGACAAACCACATCCCCGTGGGcgagcagggggagctgggcaggacgCTGAGCGTGGCGGGGGTGCTGAGCATCGAGCCCCCGTACGGCcctgagcagtgcagcagcaccaaCGAGATCATCCTGGCTCGCGTGCAGGGCCTGCTGCAGGGCTACCTGCAACAGCAGCGCTGA